Part of the Kitasatospora sp. NBC_00374 genome is shown below.
CCCCACCAACAAGCTGATAGGCCGCGGGATCATCCTGCACCGCCGGAGCTTTACACCCACCCCCATGCGAGGAGCAGGTCATATCCGGTATTAGACCTCGTTTCCAAGGCTTGTCCCAGAGTGCAGGGCAGATTTCCCACGTGTTACTCACCCGTTCGCCACTGATCCACCCCGAAGGGCTTCACCGTTCGACTTGCATGTGTTAAGCACGCCGCCAGCGTTCGTCCTGAGCCAGGATCAAACTCTCCGTGAATGTCTACCGGTCATCCGGTAACCACTCGCGTTGAGCGGCACGGCAACCACCGGAATAGGGCGGCCCCGCGCACTGCGTCCTCGCTAGTGTTTTGTTACTAAAGGAATCTCCAACCGATCCGAACGGACCGGCCGGGGATGTCAACATATCTGGCGTTGACTTTTGGCACGCTGTTGAGTTCTCAAGGAACGGACACTTCCTTCGGACCGCCTTCCAGCGGGCCCTCCGGGCGCTTCGTTCGTGTTTCCCAGCTTACCAGATGTTTTCCGCTCCGTTTTCCGGAGTTTCACTCACCCGACTCGCCGGTCTTTCGTGTTTCCAGCTTATCAGACGTTTTCCGCGCCGTTTCCGGGCTTCCCTGTCCGATTCGCCTTCCGCCGGTCCGACCTGACGGCCTGTCCGACGTCCTGAACTCTAGCCGAACCCCACTCCGAAAAGCGAATCCAACCGCAATCCATAAAAGCGCGCACGCCAATTCACACCGAGCCGCGACAAAGCACGACCCAGCCGAATGGAGATGGTGTTCCAAGGGATTGGCCGCCCCGGGACCGTCCGCGTAGACACGTGTCCGGTGCTCCCAGCCGAGCGACTAGAGAACACTACGCCCATCCCGGTCGGGAGGCAAACTCCCGGTCCGCACCACCCAGTCGCAGCCGGCCCGGCCCTGCTTCACGTACTCGGCGTTGGGGTGATCGTTCGCGGCGATCCGCAGCTCGGCGGCCTCGCGCGGGCCGCCGCCGCGCTGGTGGCGCCGGAGGAGTCGTTCGGTACGGACGGTCTCCTCCGCGTCGACGAACCACAGCTCGCTCATCAGCCGCCGGGCCGCCTGCCAGGGCTCGGCCGGCACGGCGAGGTAGTTGCCCTCGGTCACCACCAGGCGGGTGTGCGGGCGGACGACGTGGCGGGCGGCGACCGGTTCGTCCAGGTCCCGGTCGAAGTCCGGGACGAAGACGTCCCGGAACCGCTCGGTCGCCACCCGGTTCAGCAGCGCCAGGTAGCCCCAGGCGTCGAAGGTCTCGGGCGCACCCTTGCAGGCGCGCAGGCCGAGGCGGTCGAGCTGGGGGTTGGAGAGGTGGAACCCGTCGAGCGGGAGGTAGGCCGCGGCGTCCGCCCCTTCGCGCCGGACCACCTCGGCGACCACGTGGCGGGCGAGGGTCGACTTTCCGGCGGCCGGCGGCCCGGCGATGCCGAGGATGCTGCGGCCCTTCCGGCCGTCCCGGCCGTTCAGCAGCAGGAGGGCCCGCTCCACCGCCGTCTCGAACACTCGCTCCATGTCCGGTTCCGTCCCCAGAGGCGTCGTGGCGACGCCGTCGCCGTCGTCGTGCATGGGGCGCACCCTACTGACCCGGCACCGACTGCCCGTCGCCGGTCGGGGCGGGCGGCGCCAGCGCGGGCTCGTCCAGGGTGAGGGTGCGGGCGTCCGCGTCGAGGGTGGCGGGGACGCCGAGCGGGACGGTCAGGCTGGTCGGTCCGTGGCCGAAACCGAGCTCCCAGACGACGGGGACCCCGAGTGGTGCGAGGCGGTCGAGCATCACCTCGCGGACCCGGTCGGCCGGGCCGCAGCCCTCCCAGGAGCCGAGGGCGATGCCGGCCACGCCCTCCAGGGCACCGGAGCGGAGCAGCTGGGTGAGGATGCGGTCCAGCTGGTACGGCTGCTGGTTGACGTCCTCCAGCAGGAGGACGGTGCCGGCGTAGGAGCGGCGGGCGGTGGCGGTGCCGCGTTCGGAGGCCAGCCCGGCTGCGTAGCCGCCGGCCGTGACGCCGTGGGCGCGGCCGGGGACGAGCGTCCCGGCGCCTGCCGAGGTGAGGACCGTGGTGGTGTCGGGCCGGAAGAGGGTGCGGCGGAGGTGCTCGGCGGTCGGCCCGTCCGTGGTGAAGGCGGTGGCGGCGGCCATCGGGCCGTAGAGGGTGGGGATGCCGAGGTGTCGTGCGACGGCCTCGTGGAGCACGGTGGCGTCGCTGAAGCCGACCAGGACCTTGGGGGGTGCGGCGCGCAGCGCGTCCCAGTCGAGCAGGTCGACCATGCGCTGGGTGCCGTAGCCGCCGCGTATGCAGATCACGGCGGCGACGGCGGGGTCGAGCCAGGCCTGCTGGAAGTCGGCGGCGCGTTCGGCGTCGGTACCGGCGAGGTGGCCGAGGACGGGGTGGCGGGCGTCGTGGTGGGGGGCCGGGCGGACGTCGAGCCCCCAGGAGCGGAGGATCTCGGTGCCGTGTGCCAGCCTGGCCGGGTCGATCGGTCCGCTGGGGGCGACCAGCGCCACCCGGTCGCCGGGGACCAGGTGGCGCGGTCGACGGGACGACCGATCGCGGTGCCGGGACGGGTTCTGAGACATCGACAGGGCCTTTCGAACGGGCTGCTCGGCCGACCACGTTATCCCCCGTCGGAGGTCAGACCGATCCCATCACCGCCCGGACCTCGGCCAGGGTGGTGTCCGCGACGGCGTTGGCGCGCTCGCTGCCGGCCCGCAGGACCCGGCGCAGGTGGTCCCGGTCGGCGGCGAGTGCGGTGCGTCGGGCCCGCAACGGGCGCAGGTGCTCGTTGACGGCCTCGGTGACGGTGGCCTTGAGCCGGGCCGCGCCGCCGGAGCCGATCTCCTCGGCCACCGCATGCGGGTCGCGGTCCTGGCAGAGGGCGGCGAGCCGGAGCAGGCCGGAGACTCCGGGGCGGCGTTCGGGGTCGTAGCCGATCTGCCGGTCGGCGTCGGTGGTGGCGGCCCGGATCAGGCGGGCGGTCTCGTCCTCGGTGGCGCCGAGGGGGATGGCGTTGCCCCGGCTCTTGCTCATCTTGCCGCCGTCGGTACCGGCCAGGAGCGGGGCCGGGGAGAGCAGTGCCTGCGGCTCGGGGAAGAGGTCGGTGCGGTAGCGGTCGTTGAACCGCCGCGCGATGGTGCGGGTGACCTCCAGGTGCGGGAGCTGGTCCTGGCCGACCGGTACCAGGTCGGGCTTGCAGAAGAGGATGTCGGCGGCCTGGTGGACGGGGTAGGTGAACATCAGTCCGCTGACGGCGGCCTGCCGGGAGTGGGCGATCTCGTCCTTGACGGTGGGGTTGCGGCCGAGCTCGGCGACGCTGACGAGGCTGAGGAAGGGCAGCAGCAGCTGGTTGAGGGCGGGTACGGAGCTGTGGGTGAAGACCGTGGCCCGCTCCGGGTCGATGCCGGCGGCGAGGTAGTCGAGGACCAGGTTCTCGGCGTGCTCGGCGGGCCGGTCGGCGAGGTCACGGTCGGTCAGGACCTGGTAGTCGGCGATCACCAGGAACAGTTCGATACCGGCGTCCTGCAGCCGGACGCGGTTCTGCAGGGTGCCGAAGTAGTGGCCGAGGTGGAGCGGGCCGGTGGGGCGGTCACCGGTGAGGACGCGGTGGCGTTCGGGCCTGCGGCAGGCGGATTCGAGGGTGAGCACGGGTTCTCCTACGGGATGGCTGCGGTGTCGGGTGCTGCCGTCCGCCGGGCCCGGGTCCGGCCGGAATCCGTGGGGGAAACGCGACAGGGCCGTCCGAACGGACGGCCCTGTGGTCCTGCGTGAGGGGTGGCCGTCCTAGGACGGCCACCCGCTCAGGCGGGACGAGAGATGCGGGGGCTTCATGGTGGCGATGGTATGTCGCCGGCACGGTCCGGTGTCGAGGCGTTTTCGGTGCGACGGGCGGACGGCCGCGTGGCAGGCGGGGGACGGTGGCGCGGCCGGCGGCGACGCGGCGCACGGCGCGCGAAGGCGCTTTCGGAGCGTCAGCGGACCGGCGGCCCTTGGCCGCTCGCACTCCGGTGGGGCAGGATCGTCGCTGTCCAGTACACGGAGGGCCTCGCCACCATGACCACGCTCGACCGGACCAGCCCCGAACCGGCCCCGCCCGACCGGCCGCCGACCCCCGGGTCGGCGGCCGGGCCCGGCGAGCCCGCCCGCAGGAACGGTCTAGCGAGCGAGGTCGAGGAGCGGACGGCCGCCAAGCTGCTGAGCGCGCTCGGGGCCCGCCTGCGGGCCGCGTACGAGCAGGGCGCCGAGCTCGACGAACTGGCGGCCGCGAGCCACCAGTCGCTGCCCGCGGTG
Proteins encoded:
- the trpS gene encoding tryptophan--tRNA ligase, which codes for MLTLESACRRPERHRVLTGDRPTGPLHLGHYFGTLQNRVRLQDAGIELFLVIADYQVLTDRDLADRPAEHAENLVLDYLAAGIDPERATVFTHSSVPALNQLLLPFLSLVSVAELGRNPTVKDEIAHSRQAAVSGLMFTYPVHQAADILFCKPDLVPVGQDQLPHLEVTRTIARRFNDRYRTDLFPEPQALLSPAPLLAGTDGGKMSKSRGNAIPLGATEDETARLIRAATTDADRQIGYDPERRPGVSGLLRLAALCQDRDPHAVAEEIGSGGAARLKATVTEAVNEHLRPLRARRTALAADRDHLRRVLRAGSERANAVADTTLAEVRAVMGSV
- a CDS encoding nucleoside/nucleotide kinase family protein; protein product: MHDDGDGVATTPLGTEPDMERVFETAVERALLLLNGRDGRKGRSILGIAGPPAAGKSTLARHVVAEVVRREGADAAAYLPLDGFHLSNPQLDRLGLRACKGAPETFDAWGYLALLNRVATERFRDVFVPDFDRDLDEPVAARHVVRPHTRLVVTEGNYLAVPAEPWQAARRLMSELWFVDAEETVRTERLLRRHQRGGGPREAAELRIAANDHPNAEYVKQGRAGCDWVVRTGSLPPDRDGRSVL
- a CDS encoding LD-carboxypeptidase, with amino-acid sequence MSQNPSRHRDRSSRRPRHLVPGDRVALVAPSGPIDPARLAHGTEILRSWGLDVRPAPHHDARHPVLGHLAGTDAERAADFQQAWLDPAVAAVICIRGGYGTQRMVDLLDWDALRAAPPKVLVGFSDATVLHEAVARHLGIPTLYGPMAAATAFTTDGPTAEHLRRTLFRPDTTTVLTSAGAGTLVPGRAHGVTAGGYAAGLASERGTATARRSYAGTVLLLEDVNQQPYQLDRILTQLLRSGALEGVAGIALGSWEGCGPADRVREVMLDRLAPLGVPVVWELGFGHGPTSLTVPLGVPATLDADARTLTLDEPALAPPAPTGDGQSVPGQ